DNA sequence from the Pseudomonas fluorescens Q2-87 genome:
GCTGTCAGGCCGCCTTCGCGAGCAGGCTCGCTCCCACAGTTGGATCGGAGTACGACCGTGGGAGCCAGGTCGGCTATAAGGCCGCCTCGCGGTGGACGTTGATTTCGGCGCCCCGTTAACCACGCTGGCCGAACGCAGGCGTTGCGTAGTGGGCATCCCGGCATGGATGCCGGGATAGCTGCGCTGGGCCATGGATGGCCCTTCGCAGCGGGCCCACGGAGCAATGCCGGAGAGAGGGCATGCCGAGCCTAGGCGAGGCACCGAGTGGTGGGGCAAAAGCGTTTTGCTTACTTTTGCGCTTCTCAAAAGTGAGACGCCGTGAGGGCGGAACCCTAAGTAGCCGTTACCGCAGCAACGGATATGCCCCCCCGCTCAACAAATCCCAGCGCTCAGAACAGAACAGGGCTGCTGCGCAGCCCAGCGGGAGCAAGCTCCCTCGCCACGGGGTCGGTGCAAGCCTTTAACCTCCACTCATGTTCATGAACCGCACAATCTGCACCTCCCCACCAGGATTGAAGTCATGGCGCAGTGGCTTGCCGCGCAGTGCCTGCTGTACCGCCTGAATCACGGGCTGATCATCCAATGGATAACGCCGCAACAAGCTTCGCAGGTCGAGAGAGTCCTCCTGCCCCAGGCACAACAGCAAGCGCCCCTCAACCGTCATGCGTACCCGATTGCAACTGGCGCAGAAGTTGTGGGTGTTGGGGGAAATGAAACCGATCCGGGTATCCGGATGCTGCACCAGACGCACATAGCGCGCCGGCCCACCGCTACTCTCGGCACTGTCGAGCAACCGATGATGACCGGCGATCACAGCCCGGACTTCGTCGCTGGAACAGAACGACTCACCCCGGGAACGCCCCACCTCCCCCAACGGCATCTCCTCGATGAAACTGATGTCGATGCGTTGATCGATGGCGTACTGCACCAACGCCGGGACTTCATCGAAGTTGCGTCCTTTCATGACCACGCAGTTGAGCTTGATCCGCTCGAACCCGGCCACTTTCGCCGCTTCGATACCCGCCAGCACCTGATCGAGATTGCCGTTGCGGGTAATTGCCCGAAACCGCTCCCCGTCCAGGCTGTCGAGGCTGATGTTCATGCGCTTGACGCCGGCCTCCACCAGCGGCTGGGCCAGTCGCTCCAACTGCGAGCCGTTGCTGGTCATCACCAGTTCCCGCAGGCCGGGCATTGCCGCGATCTCGCGACACAACCCGACGATGCCCGGACGGATCAACGGCTCGCCACCGGTGAGGCGAATTTTCT
Encoded proteins:
- the moaA gene encoding GTP 3',8-cyclase MoaA, whose translation is MSAVLQDGFGRQIDYLRMSVTDRCDFRCVYCMAKNMTFLPRQQVLTLEELQRLAGLFVGLGVKKIRLTGGEPLIRPGIVGLCREIAAMPGLRELVMTSNGSQLERLAQPLVEAGVKRMNISLDSLDGERFRAITRNGNLDQVLAGIEAAKVAGFERIKLNCVVMKGRNFDEVPALVQYAIDQRIDISFIEEMPLGEVGRSRGESFCSSDEVRAVIAGHHRLLDSAESSGGPARYVRLVQHPDTRIGFISPNTHNFCASCNRVRMTVEGRLLLCLGQEDSLDLRSLLRRYPLDDQPVIQAVQQALRGKPLRHDFNPGGEVQIVRFMNMSGG